In one Streptomyces sp. NBC_01288 genomic region, the following are encoded:
- a CDS encoding RNA polymerase sigma-70 factor: MTTDTPIDVFEEHRPVLMGVAYRMLGRVADAEDVVQDAWLRWSAADRAEVREPRAYLVRVTTRLAIDRLRQVKARGEAYVGPWLPEPYVTDFGDTVPDTAERAVLADSVSLAVLVVLESLSPLERAVFVLREAFGYPYAEIAAMLDRGEPAVRQLAGRARGHVDERRPRYEVDPAQRRDLTERFLAAAAEGDLAGLMEMLAPDVRLIGDSGGKSKAPLRILETADNVGRFLVAVAEKSVPEMSFRFLELNGGPAVLILSGDTPDSVFQVDVSAGRIRSVYIVRNPDKLRSLASA, encoded by the coding sequence GTGACCACCGACACCCCGATCGATGTCTTCGAAGAACACCGCCCCGTCCTCATGGGAGTCGCCTACCGCATGCTCGGGCGGGTGGCCGACGCCGAGGACGTGGTCCAGGACGCCTGGCTGCGCTGGTCCGCCGCCGACCGCGCCGAGGTCCGCGAACCGCGTGCCTACCTGGTGCGTGTCACCACCCGCCTCGCCATCGACCGGCTCCGCCAGGTCAAGGCGCGCGGCGAGGCCTACGTGGGCCCATGGCTGCCGGAGCCGTACGTCACCGACTTCGGGGACACCGTCCCCGACACCGCCGAGCGCGCCGTGCTCGCCGACTCCGTCTCCCTCGCCGTACTCGTCGTCCTGGAGTCGCTGTCCCCGCTGGAACGCGCCGTGTTCGTCCTCAGGGAGGCCTTCGGCTACCCGTACGCCGAGATCGCGGCCATGCTGGACCGCGGCGAGCCGGCCGTGCGCCAACTCGCCGGACGGGCCCGCGGGCACGTCGACGAACGACGCCCGCGCTACGAGGTCGACCCCGCCCAACGCCGCGATCTCACCGAGCGGTTCCTCGCCGCGGCCGCCGAGGGCGACCTGGCGGGCCTCATGGAGATGCTCGCCCCGGACGTCCGTCTGATCGGTGACAGCGGCGGCAAGTCCAAGGCGCCGCTGCGGATCCTGGAGACCGCCGACAATGTGGGCCGCTTCCTGGTCGCCGTCGCCGAGAAGAGCGTCCCGGAGATGTCGTTCCGCTTCCTGGAGCTCAACGGCGGACCCGCGGTACTGATCCTTTCGGGTGACACGCCCGACAGCGTCTTCCAGGTGGACGTATCCGCCGGACGCATCCGCTCCGTCTACATCGTCCGCAACCCCGACAAGCTTCGATCACTGGCTTCCGCTTAG
- a CDS encoding GntR family transcriptional regulator has product MGTTQLESVPEPKYWHLKTVLSEALDSEFSVGEILPNERDLAARFGVARATLRQALEQLELEGRLQRRRGVGTTVAPPRVGVAVGTEQHAWPGAGEDAWQSVDCVLAAPPTAVADILETGSEELVHTVRRSRVSHGQPVAAELLYIPESSVPDLSAIDTPSATARARAVLRELQRLGLEGQDRAVELGSARADDAKELDRLPGAPVLVVTTRFFAEGRTAAVSVATYRADTCRLTFADSGGVEIHHGPERQAS; this is encoded by the coding sequence GTGGGGACCACGCAGTTGGAATCGGTGCCGGAGCCGAAGTACTGGCATCTCAAGACAGTGCTGAGTGAGGCACTGGACTCCGAGTTCTCCGTGGGCGAGATCCTGCCCAACGAGCGCGACCTGGCGGCCCGCTTCGGCGTCGCCCGGGCCACGCTCCGGCAGGCTCTGGAACAACTCGAACTGGAAGGCCGGCTGCAACGCCGTCGCGGAGTCGGTACGACCGTCGCGCCGCCGCGCGTGGGGGTCGCCGTAGGCACCGAGCAGCACGCCTGGCCGGGCGCCGGGGAGGACGCCTGGCAGTCCGTCGACTGCGTGCTGGCGGCTCCGCCGACCGCTGTCGCGGACATCCTGGAGACCGGTTCCGAGGAACTGGTCCACACCGTGCGGCGCTCCCGGGTGAGCCACGGCCAGCCGGTCGCCGCCGAACTGCTCTACATCCCGGAGTCGTCGGTGCCCGACCTCTCCGCCATAGACACTCCCTCGGCGACGGCACGCGCGCGTGCCGTACTGCGCGAGTTGCAGCGCCTCGGGCTGGAGGGCCAGGACCGCGCCGTCGAACTCGGCTCGGCCCGCGCGGACGACGCCAAGGAACTGGACCGCCTCCCTGGAGCCCCGGTCCTCGTCGTCACGACCCGTTTCTTCGCCGAGGGCCGCACCGCAGCCGTCTCCGTCGCGACCTACCGCGCGGACACCTGCCGCCTGACCTTCGCCGACTCCGGAGGCGTAGAAATCCACCACGGCCCAGAACGCCAGGCCTCCTGA